In a genomic window of Thermosynechococcus sp. CL-1:
- a CDS encoding heavy metal translocating P-type ATPase — protein MTTIARSRSPQSEVLTRPITTETVHYQVVHWIRGRFRIRIPRLGFDAEYGARLLYIVGSLPAVTTARINPPARSLVVEYNPKLFGEALATIQGQIFESIQVAANPDLPALSTEKATPAAEAHEINYWERLGLPALGLGLSVASLMGVPIPGYVIASVVIAGAMPVFQRAWEAIQEEKQLTIDFLDGLAISLHTMQGHYFAPSFMLGLIEGGEVIRDLTARGSERANLDLLDCLGKTAFVERDGVEVEVEVKDLVEGDRVVVYPGDQIPVDGIILRGTGLIDQCKLTGESVPVTRTEGMEVFASTLLVDGQLVILAERVGNNTRAGVIVGLMQSAPVHDTRIENYAAMVANQAVIPTLAIGTGVGLLSGDLNRAIALLTLDLGTGIRVSVPTTILSALTYAAQHGVLIRSGRAIEKLAQIDTIVFDKTGTLTQGHAGVTEIKVMDPRFSADDILSMAASAEQGLTHPVAEAIVRHARETHQPLFDCEDWEYRVGLGVATKVRGVDLRVGSRRMMEQENICLIDLNERFPDLDSGRASIVYVAGDGRLIGVILYSDPIRNESPEVIRELKGAGITPHMLTGDIGRVARAVAKDLGIAPEHIYAEAFPEKKVEVVRALHDSGKVVAFCGDGINDSAALAYADVSISFAGATDIARETADVVLMEDDLRGLTLAIRIAKQAMEIVWQNTAIVAIPNIGALLSGVFFALDPILAVVINNGTAILAELNGLRPLAGPGGSLPLPPVKDTQEFLAEWEATHPDHPVQHIPPKMTGSQAGPSRLAG, from the coding sequence ATGACCACTATTGCCCGAAGTCGTTCCCCGCAGTCTGAAGTACTCACCCGCCCTATCACCACAGAGACCGTTCACTATCAAGTTGTGCATTGGATTAGGGGTCGCTTTCGGATTCGCATTCCTCGGCTGGGCTTTGATGCTGAATATGGGGCACGGCTGCTCTACATTGTGGGCAGTTTACCCGCAGTGACAACGGCACGCATTAACCCCCCTGCCCGCTCCCTTGTGGTGGAATATAATCCCAAGCTCTTTGGGGAAGCCCTAGCAACGATTCAAGGGCAAATTTTTGAGTCGATTCAAGTGGCGGCCAATCCAGATCTTCCCGCCCTAAGTACTGAGAAGGCCACCCCTGCGGCGGAAGCTCACGAAATTAACTATTGGGAACGCTTGGGCTTACCGGCTCTGGGTTTGGGGTTGAGTGTGGCCTCCCTGATGGGGGTACCGATTCCCGGCTATGTGATTGCCAGTGTGGTGATTGCCGGGGCAATGCCGGTGTTTCAGCGAGCATGGGAAGCGATTCAAGAGGAAAAACAGTTAACGATTGACTTCCTCGATGGCTTGGCAATTTCCCTCCACACCATGCAAGGGCACTATTTTGCCCCCTCCTTTATGCTGGGTCTGATTGAGGGGGGGGAAGTGATCCGCGACCTCACGGCACGGGGATCGGAGCGGGCGAACCTTGATTTGCTCGACTGTCTAGGCAAAACCGCCTTTGTGGAACGGGATGGCGTTGAGGTGGAGGTGGAAGTTAAAGATCTCGTGGAGGGCGATCGCGTGGTCGTCTATCCGGGGGATCAAATTCCCGTTGATGGCATTATTTTGCGGGGCACAGGCCTGATTGATCAGTGCAAACTCACGGGCGAGTCTGTACCGGTAACGCGCACGGAGGGGATGGAGGTTTTTGCTTCGACCCTACTGGTGGATGGCCAATTGGTCATTTTAGCGGAGCGGGTGGGTAACAATACCCGGGCAGGGGTGATTGTCGGCTTAATGCAGTCGGCACCGGTACATGACACGCGCATTGAAAACTATGCTGCCATGGTGGCTAACCAAGCCGTCATTCCAACCTTGGCCATTGGCACAGGTGTTGGCTTACTCTCAGGGGATCTCAATCGGGCGATCGCCCTGCTGACCCTTGACCTCGGTACAGGGATTCGGGTCTCGGTGCCTACCACGATTTTGTCGGCGCTCACCTATGCCGCTCAACATGGCGTCCTCATCCGCAGTGGTCGGGCGATCGAAAAACTGGCTCAGATTGACACCATTGTCTTTGATAAAACTGGCACCCTGACCCAAGGCCATGCAGGGGTTACCGAGATTAAAGTCATGGATCCGCGCTTCAGCGCCGATGACATCCTCAGTATGGCCGCCAGTGCTGAGCAGGGACTCACCCACCCTGTGGCTGAAGCCATTGTCCGCCATGCCCGCGAAACCCATCAGCCCCTCTTTGACTGTGAAGACTGGGAATACCGCGTTGGCCTCGGTGTGGCCACAAAAGTGCGGGGTGTGGATCTGCGGGTGGGCAGCCGCCGCATGATGGAGCAGGAAAACATTTGCCTAATTGATCTCAATGAACGTTTCCCCGATCTCGATTCTGGGCGGGCGTCAATTGTCTATGTGGCCGGGGATGGTCGCTTGATTGGGGTGATTCTCTACAGTGACCCAATCCGCAATGAAAGTCCTGAAGTCATCCGTGAACTCAAGGGGGCAGGCATTACTCCCCATATGCTGACGGGTGACATTGGCCGCGTTGCCCGGGCGGTTGCTAAGGATCTAGGAATTGCTCCTGAGCATATCTACGCCGAAGCCTTCCCGGAAAAGAAAGTGGAGGTGGTGCGTGCCCTCCATGACAGCGGTAAAGTCGTGGCTTTCTGTGGCGATGGTATCAATGACTCTGCCGCTCTTGCCTATGCCGATGTCTCTATTTCCTTTGCCGGCGCAACCGATATCGCCCGTGAAACCGCCGATGTGGTGCTCATGGAGGATGACTTGCGGGGATTGACCCTTGCCATTCGCATTGCCAAGCAGGCGATGGAAATTGTCTGGCAAAATACAGCGATCGTGGCCATTCCTAATATTGGTGCGCTGCTGTCGGGGGTCTTCTTTGCCCTTGACCCGATTTTGGCGGTGGTTATTAACAACGGCACTGCCATTTTAGCCGAGTTGAATGGTTTGCGTCCCTTGGCAGGTCCCGGTGGCTCCTTGCCCTTACCGCCCGTCAAAGACACACAGGAATTTCTTGCGGAATGGGAAGCCACCCATCCCGATCATCCGGTGCAGCATATTCCACCCAAAATGACTGGCTCTCAGGCTGGGCCTTCACGGTTGGCTGGATAA
- the eno gene encoding phosphopyruvate hydratase has protein sequence MMDTAIATIRAREILDSRGRPTVEAEVELDCGIVGLAQVPSGASTGSFEAHELRDGDPKRYGGKGVLTAVENIETTILSALVDLNALDQTVIDQCLLELDGSENKSNLGANAILAVSLATAKAAAEYLGQPLYRYLGGPLANVLPVPMMNVINGGAHAANNIDFQEFMIMPIGAPSFREGLRWGAEVFAALSKVLADKGLLTGVGDEGGFAPNLDSNQAALDILLQAIETAGYTPGTDVALALDVAANEFYEDGKYVFDNASCTGSELIRYYEDLVSNYPIVSIEDGLQEEDWDHWALLTETLGSRIQLVGDDLFVTNPKRLQRGIDNGVANAILIKLNQIGSLTETLQTIDLATRKGYRSVISHRSGETEDTTIADLAVATRAGQIKTGSLCRSERVAKYNRLLRIEAELGDQAVYAPTVGLGPR, from the coding sequence ATGATGGATACGGCGATCGCAACGATTCGTGCCCGCGAAATTCTCGACTCGCGGGGGCGCCCCACGGTAGAAGCAGAAGTTGAACTGGATTGTGGCATTGTTGGACTGGCGCAGGTTCCTAGTGGTGCCTCAACGGGGAGTTTTGAAGCCCATGAACTGCGGGACGGCGATCCCAAGCGCTACGGTGGCAAAGGTGTCCTCACAGCGGTGGAAAACATTGAAACCACCATTCTCAGTGCCCTTGTGGATCTCAACGCCCTTGATCAGACGGTGATTGACCAGTGCCTCTTGGAACTGGATGGCAGTGAGAACAAATCCAACCTCGGTGCCAATGCCATTCTTGCCGTTTCCCTTGCCACGGCTAAAGCAGCCGCAGAATATCTCGGTCAACCCCTCTACCGCTATTTGGGGGGGCCGCTGGCCAATGTCCTCCCCGTGCCGATGATGAATGTGATCAACGGGGGTGCCCATGCCGCCAACAACATTGACTTTCAGGAATTCATGATCATGCCCATTGGTGCCCCTAGTTTTCGGGAGGGGCTGCGCTGGGGGGCAGAGGTTTTTGCCGCTCTGAGTAAGGTGCTGGCGGATAAGGGTTTGCTGACCGGGGTGGGGGATGAAGGGGGCTTTGCGCCTAACCTCGACTCCAACCAAGCAGCCTTGGATATTTTACTTCAGGCGATTGAAACCGCAGGTTACACCCCCGGCACTGACGTTGCCCTTGCCCTCGATGTGGCGGCCAATGAATTTTATGAAGACGGCAAATATGTGTTTGATAATGCCAGCTGCACCGGCTCTGAGTTAATTCGCTACTATGAAGACCTAGTGAGCAACTATCCCATTGTCTCGATTGAGGACGGCTTGCAGGAGGAGGACTGGGATCACTGGGCACTCTTGACCGAAACCCTTGGCAGTCGTATTCAACTCGTGGGGGATGACTTGTTTGTCACCAATCCCAAGCGCTTGCAACGGGGGATTGACAATGGCGTGGCCAATGCCATCTTGATTAAGCTCAATCAGATTGGCTCGCTAACCGAAACCCTGCAAACCATTGATCTGGCAACCCGCAAGGGCTACCGCTCAGTGATTAGCCACCGCTCTGGCGAAACCGAAGATACCACGATTGCGGATTTGGCTGTAGCTACCCGTGCGGGTCAAATTAAAACCGGTTCCCTCTGCCGCAGTGAACGGGTTGCCAAGTACAATCGCCTGTTGCGCATTGAAGCAGAACTAGGGGATCAAGCAGTCTATGCGCCCACGGTGGGCTTGGGGCCGCGCTAG
- the rsmA gene encoding 16S rRNA (adenine(1518)-N(6)/adenine(1519)-N(6))-dimethyltransferase RsmA — translation MRARKRFGQHWLRSESVLAQIIAAAELHAGDRILEIGPGRGALTRPLLASGAEVVAVELDRDLCGQLQRQFGSERFQLIAGDILRLDLAPLGCNKVVANIPYNITGPLLGHLLGSIARPRRPPFERLILLVQKEIGDRLMATPSSKAYGALSVRVQFLATCEKVCAVPPRAFQPPPKVDSVVICLRPHATLPRVRSPQWLETLLKQGFATRRKMLANALKSLVEPDQVRQALLQLGRDVNSRAEALSLEDWLALSELLQQSHQDQQNPQPTTGGSTNG, via the coding sequence ATTCGTGCCCGCAAACGGTTTGGCCAGCATTGGCTGCGCAGCGAATCGGTTTTAGCTCAGATCATTGCAGCGGCTGAACTGCACGCGGGCGATCGCATCCTAGAAATTGGTCCCGGTCGGGGTGCCCTCACTCGCCCTCTTCTAGCCAGTGGTGCTGAGGTGGTGGCCGTTGAACTGGATCGGGATCTCTGTGGCCAATTGCAACGGCAGTTTGGCAGTGAGCGGTTCCAGTTGATTGCGGGGGATATTCTGCGGCTGGACTTAGCGCCCTTGGGGTGCAACAAAGTGGTGGCCAATATCCCCTACAACATCACAGGGCCGTTACTGGGGCATCTGCTTGGCAGTATTGCGCGACCGCGTCGCCCGCCCTTTGAGCGGTTGATTCTGCTAGTGCAAAAAGAAATTGGCGATCGCCTGATGGCAACGCCTAGTAGCAAGGCCTACGGTGCCCTCTCCGTACGGGTGCAATTTCTGGCCACCTGTGAGAAGGTATGTGCAGTGCCCCCCCGCGCCTTTCAGCCGCCGCCTAAGGTGGATTCTGTGGTGATCTGTCTGCGACCCCACGCGACACTGCCAAGGGTGCGATCGCCCCAATGGTTAGAAACGCTGCTGAAACAGGGGTTTGCCACTCGCCGTAAGATGCTGGCCAATGCCCTCAAGTCCCTTGTTGAACCCGATCAAGTGCGCCAAGCGCTGCTTCAGTTGGGGCGAGATGTCAATAGCCGCGCCGAAGCCCTCAGCCTCGAGGATTGGCTAGCCCTCAGTGAACTGCTACAGCAGTCCCACCAAGATCAACAAAATCCCCAACCCACCACAGGCGGCAGCACCAATGGTTGA
- a CDS encoding E3 ubiquitin ligase family protein, with product MSIFGGLLLIAAIALFFVQRHYRLKLRSLKLATPSTTADLHQLQQQVAQEIGGGNLREYVKVSGQIVVDQPLISELKQVPCVHYRMCVSREYEEQVRETDSEGRTRWRTERRSDTISSNSQTIPFRVRDRYGEIEVDPRGADMETIQVIDEFRPANNTARLGFGSFQVNVGSLTFGSGNTIGYRYQEWITPVDRQVLVVGTASDQTGTLRIERPTVKGQKFFVSLKSEDSLSQDTSNAVLYSTIGAAACGGLGILLILVGLL from the coding sequence ATGAGCATTTTTGGTGGCCTTTTGCTAATTGCGGCGATTGCCCTCTTTTTTGTACAGCGCCACTATCGCCTGAAGCTCCGTAGTCTTAAGCTAGCCACGCCATCCACCACGGCGGATCTCCATCAGCTCCAACAGCAGGTGGCACAGGAAATTGGCGGTGGCAACCTACGGGAATATGTGAAGGTTTCTGGTCAGATTGTTGTCGATCAGCCCCTGATCTCGGAGTTAAAGCAGGTGCCCTGCGTCCATTACCGCATGTGTGTCAGCCGCGAGTATGAAGAACAGGTGCGCGAAACCGATAGTGAAGGCCGCACCCGCTGGCGCACTGAACGCCGCTCCGACACGATTAGCAGCAATAGCCAAACCATTCCTTTCCGCGTGCGCGATCGCTACGGCGAGATTGAAGTGGATCCCCGCGGGGCTGACATGGAAACGATCCAAGTCATCGATGAATTTCGACCCGCCAATAACACTGCCCGCCTTGGCTTTGGCAGCTTTCAGGTAAACGTGGGCAGCCTCACCTTTGGCAGTGGCAATACCATTGGTTATCGCTATCAGGAATGGATCACGCCAGTGGATCGGCAGGTGTTGGTCGTGGGCACCGCCAGTGATCAAACGGGCACGCTACGCATTGAACGTCCCACCGTCAAGGGACAAAAGTTCTTTGTCTCCCTGAAATCAGAAGACAGCCTGAGTCAAGACACCAGCAATGCCGTGCTCTATTCAACCATTGGTGCTGCCGCCTGTGGTGGGTTGGGGATTTTGTTGATCTTGGTGGGACTGCTGTAG
- the bioB gene encoding biotin synthase BioB — protein MNTVLTTDWQHLADLALADECLSRDQARAVLQAADTELLNQLAAAYRVRYHYWGNRVRLHYLLNAQSGLCPEDCHYCSQSKISTAEIEKYPLLSQEKILAAADRAAQLKAGTFCMVISGRSPNEKVFEQVLAAIRAVKERYPLKICACLGLLTAEQTARLAAAGVDRVNHNLNTSENFHGEICTTHTFSDRDQTLANIQAAGITTCSGGILGMGESDDDVIDLALSLRQRQVTSVPVNFLIPIPGTPLGQQHNLNPRHCLRILVLFRLLLPRQEIRIAGGREVHLRSLQPLGLYAANSIFVGDYLTTRGQAPHQDWQMIADAGFVLEDPEGRAIAP, from the coding sequence ATGAACACAGTATTGACGACCGATTGGCAGCACCTTGCCGATTTAGCCCTTGCCGATGAATGCCTCAGCCGCGATCAAGCGCGGGCGGTGTTACAAGCCGCGGATACTGAACTCCTGAATCAACTGGCGGCGGCCTATCGGGTGCGCTACCACTACTGGGGGAATCGGGTACGGCTGCACTATCTGCTCAATGCCCAAAGTGGTCTCTGTCCAGAGGATTGCCACTACTGCTCACAATCAAAAATCTCCACGGCTGAGATTGAAAAGTATCCCCTGCTCTCGCAGGAAAAAATTCTTGCTGCGGCCGATCGCGCTGCCCAACTCAAGGCTGGTACCTTTTGCATGGTCATTTCCGGGCGATCACCCAATGAGAAGGTCTTTGAGCAGGTACTTGCTGCTATTCGGGCAGTTAAGGAGCGCTATCCCCTGAAAATCTGTGCCTGCTTGGGCTTACTCACCGCTGAGCAAACAGCCCGGCTGGCAGCAGCAGGCGTCGATCGCGTCAATCACAACCTAAATACCTCGGAAAACTTCCACGGCGAAATTTGCACCACTCACACCTTTAGCGATCGCGACCAGACCTTGGCCAATATCCAAGCCGCTGGAATTACAACTTGCTCTGGCGGCATTTTGGGTATGGGGGAATCCGATGACGATGTCATTGATCTTGCCCTTTCCCTGCGGCAGCGTCAGGTGACCAGTGTACCAGTGAATTTTCTGATTCCCATTCCGGGGACACCCCTTGGCCAACAGCACAACCTCAATCCGCGCCACTGTTTACGCATTCTCGTGCTCTTTCGTCTGCTTTTGCCGCGCCAAGAGATCCGCATTGCTGGTGGCCGCGAAGTGCATCTGCGATCGCTGCAACCCCTTGGCCTCTATGCCGCTAACTCTATATTTGTGGGGGATTATCTAACGACCCGCGGCCAAGCTCCCCACCAAGACTGGCAAATGATTGCCGATGCTGGCTTTGTCCTTGAAGACCCCGAAGGGCGGGCGATCGCCCCATAA
- the pheT gene encoding phenylalanine--tRNA ligase subunit beta, whose amino-acid sequence MRVSLRWLQELVAVDLDVTTLADRLTMAGFEVEEIEDRRTWAQGVVVGHILACEPHPNAQKLRVCQVDVGQGEPRTIVCGAPNAAAGLYVPVALPGAYLAKIDLKIRPAKLRGVKSEGMICSLAELGLTKESEGIHPFADAVTVGEDVRPLLGLDDVILHLTSTANRADALSMVGIAREVAALTGAPLTLPAPKAIAPKKSRAKAPVQLAIADPQACPAYCGTLITNVQIAPSPPWLQQRLEAAGLRAINNVVDITNYILLKWGQPLHAFDWDRLQGVAAQTPVSVGVRFAKAGETLKTLDGEQRVLSADNLLITAGDVPVALAGVMGGEETEVYEGTQNVFLEAALFASPVIRRSARAQGLRTEASARYERGVNPAELEAATAEAIALLTEVAQGTVTYTTLADQRPPLERTLTLRLEQVHRLLGAVVADEAESDELAYLGAETVEELLSRLGFHLSRQETFEDELVVWSVTVPPYRFRDIEREVDLIEEIARLYGYDRFEETLPAQSELGALPLELTLLRELRAAFRGAGLTELMHYSWVKGGQPNQVTVVNPLVAEFSSLRTDLITGLVQAFRYNQEQGNPPLNGFEIGRVFGQDEEGLWESDRLGGIIGGDPWQGKWVRRSQQAQPLTWYEAKGILESVFQRFGLHVEYQSDRQEERLHPGRTAALCLNGERLGIFGQLHPQYAATLDLPAAVYVFELDLEVLLSRLEERYRQIIFQPFSTYPASDRDLAFFAPADLTVAELSRTIWKAAGGRDSLLESVEVFDEYSGTGVPEGQRSLAFRLTYRASDRTLTEAEVNELHQRIRDSLVEKYAVTLRS is encoded by the coding sequence ATGCGGGTTTCCCTTCGCTGGCTACAGGAATTGGTGGCTGTTGATCTCGATGTGACGACTTTGGCCGATCGCCTGACGATGGCGGGGTTTGAAGTCGAAGAAATTGAAGATCGGCGCACATGGGCGCAAGGGGTTGTGGTGGGTCATATTTTGGCCTGTGAACCCCATCCCAATGCCCAAAAATTACGGGTTTGCCAAGTGGATGTGGGTCAAGGGGAACCCCGCACGATTGTCTGTGGGGCACCCAATGCCGCTGCAGGCTTGTATGTACCTGTGGCACTACCGGGGGCATATCTGGCCAAAATTGATCTGAAAATTCGACCGGCAAAACTGCGGGGCGTGAAATCTGAGGGGATGATTTGCTCCCTTGCTGAGTTGGGGCTAACCAAAGAGTCTGAGGGCATTCACCCATTCGCTGATGCAGTAACCGTCGGGGAAGATGTACGTCCTCTCCTCGGCTTGGATGATGTGATTTTGCACCTGACCTCAACTGCCAACCGTGCCGATGCCCTGAGTATGGTGGGCATTGCCCGTGAAGTGGCCGCACTTACTGGTGCTCCCCTGACGCTACCCGCCCCAAAGGCGATCGCCCCCAAAAAGTCCCGTGCTAAGGCTCCTGTACAGCTTGCAATCGCTGATCCCCAAGCCTGTCCTGCCTACTGTGGCACACTGATCACCAATGTTCAGATTGCCCCTTCGCCCCCTTGGCTCCAGCAACGGTTAGAGGCTGCCGGTTTGCGTGCCATCAATAATGTGGTGGATATCACCAACTACATCCTGCTGAAGTGGGGTCAGCCCCTCCATGCCTTTGATTGGGATCGGTTGCAAGGGGTTGCTGCCCAAACCCCAGTGAGTGTTGGCGTGCGTTTTGCCAAGGCCGGGGAAACCCTGAAAACCCTCGATGGTGAGCAGCGGGTGCTGAGTGCCGACAATCTCCTGATTACCGCCGGGGATGTGCCCGTTGCCCTTGCCGGAGTAATGGGGGGCGAAGAGACTGAAGTTTACGAGGGTACGCAGAATGTCTTCCTTGAGGCGGCACTCTTTGCTAGTCCGGTGATTCGGCGATCGGCTCGCGCCCAAGGATTACGCACGGAAGCTTCGGCTCGCTATGAACGGGGGGTGAACCCCGCAGAACTAGAGGCGGCCACCGCTGAAGCGATCGCCCTATTGACTGAGGTGGCTCAAGGGACAGTGACCTACACTACACTAGCGGATCAGCGTCCGCCCCTCGAACGTACCCTCACCCTGCGGCTGGAACAAGTGCACCGGCTCTTGGGGGCCGTGGTTGCTGATGAAGCGGAGAGCGATGAACTCGCCTATTTGGGCGCAGAGACCGTTGAAGAGCTACTCAGCCGCCTTGGCTTTCACCTCAGCCGTCAAGAAACCTTTGAGGACGAGTTAGTGGTGTGGTCGGTGACGGTGCCCCCTTACCGCTTCCGGGATATTGAGCGAGAGGTGGATCTCATTGAGGAGATTGCGCGGCTCTACGGTTACGACCGCTTTGAGGAAACCTTGCCCGCTCAATCGGAATTGGGAGCACTACCGCTGGAACTCACCCTACTGCGGGAGCTACGGGCGGCCTTTCGCGGGGCGGGTCTGACGGAATTGATGCACTATTCTTGGGTAAAAGGTGGTCAGCCCAACCAAGTCACCGTTGTGAATCCGCTAGTGGCGGAGTTTTCGTCGCTGCGTACGGATCTAATTACGGGTCTAGTACAGGCCTTCCGCTACAACCAAGAACAGGGGAATCCGCCCCTCAATGGTTTTGAAATTGGCCGTGTTTTTGGTCAAGATGAAGAGGGTCTTTGGGAAAGCGATCGCCTTGGGGGCATCATCGGTGGCGATCCGTGGCAGGGGAAATGGGTACGCCGCTCACAGCAAGCCCAACCCCTCACATGGTATGAAGCCAAGGGGATTCTCGAGAGTGTCTTTCAGCGGTTTGGTTTGCATGTAGAATATCAGAGCGATCGCCAAGAAGAACGCTTGCACCCGGGGCGGACGGCGGCCCTGTGTTTGAATGGAGAACGGCTCGGTATTTTTGGCCAGTTACACCCGCAGTATGCGGCGACCCTCGACCTGCCGGCGGCGGTGTATGTCTTTGAACTGGATCTGGAGGTACTCCTGAGCCGCCTTGAGGAACGCTATCGCCAGATTATTTTTCAGCCCTTTTCAACTTATCCCGCCAGCGATCGCGACCTCGCCTTTTTTGCGCCGGCGGATCTCACTGTGGCAGAACTCAGCCGCACCATTTGGAAAGCTGCAGGCGGGCGCGACTCCCTCCTTGAGAGTGTCGAAGTCTTTGATGAGTACAGTGGCACTGGTGTCCCCGAAGGGCAGCGCAGTTTGGCCTTTCGCCTCACCTACCGCGCCAGCGATCGCACCCTCACCGAGGCCGAGGTGAATGAACTACATCAGCGCATTCGCGACAGCCTTGTGGAAAAATACGCCGTGACCCTCCGTAGCTAA
- a CDS encoding ribonuclease HII codes for MEPPSLIYEQAYWQQGYCRVVGVDEVGRGCLAGPVVAAAVILPVDCVPLPEVRDSKQLSARQRSRLFGQIYNHAIAIGIGSASVAEIDQVNILQATYRAMARALARVAPWDHALIDGKLTKTAPFEKVTAIIGGDRHSYSIACASIIAKVRRDRFMARLARCYPQYGWERNVGYGTPQHRQALEQYGLTPWHRRSFLKS; via the coding sequence ATGGAACCGCCCAGCCTCATCTATGAGCAGGCCTACTGGCAACAGGGCTATTGTCGCGTTGTCGGTGTGGATGAAGTGGGTCGGGGTTGTTTGGCAGGGCCAGTGGTGGCAGCAGCCGTAATTTTACCGGTAGACTGTGTGCCTCTTCCAGAGGTGCGCGACTCCAAACAGTTGAGTGCCCGCCAGCGATCGCGCCTCTTTGGGCAGATTTATAACCACGCGATCGCCATTGGCATTGGTAGTGCCAGTGTGGCGGAAATTGATCAGGTGAATATCCTGCAAGCCACCTATCGAGCCATGGCGCGTGCCCTAGCGCGGGTTGCCCCTTGGGATCATGCCCTGATTGACGGCAAATTAACAAAAACAGCACCCTTTGAAAAGGTAACGGCCATTATCGGGGGCGATCGCCACAGCTATAGTATTGCCTGTGCCTCAATTATTGCCAAGGTACGGCGCGATCGCTTCATGGCACGCTTAGCTCGGTGTTATCCCCAGTATGGCTGGGAACGCAATGTGGGCTACGGCACCCCCCAACACCGTCAAGCCCTTGAGCAGTATGGCCTGACCCCTTGGCATCGGCGATCGTTCTTGAAATCCTAG